tttctatttaaataatttctgtttatGTTTAACTTCGtggataattaattattatatacttaaagaaattcttaaaatagtttttataataatttataatctaataatttatgtgtCTAAATGATAttctaatattacaaaaattttcttggatttttgtagaaatattttattaaatctatttattaaatatctatacatattttttttaattatacctaACAAAATTTTCCCATACATGTTTACAAAATTCTTACgagttgtaaaaattttttcttattttaatagcaAAGTTCATACAGTATACctcaatacaaaaataatattcctacaaaactttctattttattatttccctcttttattaaataaatatgtatgtaaggGAGACCGGAGCTCGTTGGCACAAGAGGAAAGTTGGTAATGTGTtccgtttatgtatttatagcgaaagaaataatggaaaagttatcacaaaatatctcttttatgatatatatgtacttttcccaaagttttatttaaatcaaaaaagtattacaatagaaaaagagaaaactctAATTCAAGAAGTggcaagtaaattttcgagcctttcaaaatatcgtattaatgcTCTTCAGCTTGAAAAGTAAATCAAAGTGACGTATTATtagttaaaagtttaaaagaaaaatttctgttACTATACGACATGTCATTTTGAGGaacaacagtaatttattgtaagaaaatgACTGAAATCAAACGCATGTAGGGATGGGGTATGTTGACTCATATGAAGGCATGCTTAACTTGTCTTTTTGCCGCGCGCGTGGGACCTGTGCGAGCATGTGATTTGCTACCTACAATGCTGATAGaagctagatatatatttatattaatatttttatattgaaaaaagctacatctaaaataatttacaattgtttttctgtaacagcattttgctattcgattattataaaataactttaaaagatacaatCTTTATCAAGAAGTACATATCTGTTACCCGTTTTGTGTTTCTATTACTTTgtgttttcattaatttaacatggaCCTTTGTCGCTTATCCTAATATCGGGGCAAGTTGGCTACAATGCAGCTTGTtcgtatttcacttattacaaagaaactatACAGTATACAGGAGCGTTCTTGGCatgaaaatgtaaagaaaggttctttctattatattagtactgtttaatcataaaaattagttgtttaaaaactcaaatgccgaaattgtgaaaacggtgccaacgagccccggtctcctCTATAACACgtgtttaaatattcaatagtATAGATCTCTGTCGTTCAACTGCTACGCGTCTGTCAAGCTGTTGAAAGTTTAGGAAACACTATATGTCAAGCTCAGGTGTCaaactttcataatttttggaCATTATCCTTCGCGGCGCTAAATGCGCGACCGAAACGGTACGGCGTATCAATGTCTAGACATGTGTCTGCATATGTGTCACAGGCTCAATTTCAGGCATCGCGTCCTTACAGGGTGCTGGACGCCAAATTGGTGTCCTCGTGTTTGAGTTGGCCGTCGAGGGCGAGCCCCCATTTATCTTTGTTGTTGGCCAGAAGGGGTGTCAAGGTGAACACCTTGCTCAGCGTGAAACCCGGGCCCACCGGGCATCCCTCCCTGACATTTGAACACACAACCAGCATGAGTGTTAACGTGCTGCTATACCTACTTGCGGGCCGAGATCTCGCATCGATCAATTCGCGAAACGTATCGCGATACGCGCAATTTTGACAAGATATTCATCCATAAACTATcttctttaacatttttaatattcaatattaatttatgtatgtgTATTAAAGGAGCAAAAAACGCATTTAGATacaatttccaaataaatattccagataaatatatacactttccaaataaatttgttatctttaaatacataaaaattgtttgatgCTAATCAAGATATTAATCGATATCTTGATTATCATCAGaagtattataatacaatgGTTAtcactaaataaaaataacaaataataaagatcaagatattaatcaatatttgattatgatttgttattttaattcagtGATAACTATCATATTATAATACTCCTGCGCATCTAAGCCGAGAGAAGTTTCgcagaatttcaattttctacCGAGCatattatgatttaattaaaatatttaattaaaatacggCAGTATGACACGTAAACAactcaaataaattatgttttctgTAACACTCATAAACCTCGTGATAGTACGATATATCAGCTTGTGCCTCACGCTGTGATACAGACTACGATTGCGAAAGACGAGAACAGGACGAGGGCTTCACAATACCTTTAGTGCTTAATGAAAGGGTTACGTAGGGTGTGAGACATTTACAGTTACATATTAATGcagaaaaatttacttttagaattcgtaaaatatattttagtacacggaaagaaaacagaatctagaaatatatttaatatgggaaaggggagagaaagaaggaataaTGTgtatagagatagagagagagagagagagagagagagagagagagagagagagggagctTTGCAGAAGAAATGAGACCACCACCGATCGAGATCCATACGTGATTACAGGCCACCGCGTTCAAAATCCCCAGCACAAATCACCAAGAAAATGCTGCCATtccattttttacttttttgcattaataaaaaaaagagaatgaaCAAGGAGGCTGGTCTTGtcctttaatatttcttatcaattttgtaatttttcttattaagatCAACTTATTAACGAAAAGCAAAGTAGTTGATGtcttgaataaaaaagaattcaaccaaatttaattctttattttatttttttataagcaaattaattgatttttaaattatattactttatgtGTTTAAAGACTCgattttttgcatattttagtTATAGAGTAACgacttttttatgttataatatctGAAAGACTATTGAGATTAATGTAATCTAATTTGAAAGCTGTTAAAACGATCTAGTCTAGTATCTCAGCAAATTTTGTCTCTCTCAGTAACATTGTAAAGCTATTCTAAAAAGCAATTTGATAGCACACTCTTATTACGCTTCGTCTTTTATAGCACTTGAACACGATGAGTTCCTATAAAATCCGGACATTCGCCATGAGATATCGTAACGATCGTAGTCGGCGAACCGTATTCGGCTTCCAGCCTCcgtcatttcttttttttcttccttagTACCCGGCAGAGAAGGTGAGAGAGTAATGAGGGAAACAGCGAGCTCTTTAATCTCGCACTCACATTGTACTAGACGCGAGATTGGTGTCCTCGTGTTTAAGCTGACCATCTAGAGCAAGACCCCGCTTGTCTTTGTTCTCGGCAAGCGTCGGCCTTAGAGAAAACACCTTACTCAGGGTGAATCCTGGCGCTACCCCTATACTGCCagtgcaataattttattttcctgcTCGTTACAGTCTTGTTTATCGCATGTTATCGCGCTCCCCCCCCCTCGCCTCACTGTATGCTAAAAAAACTTTGACGCAATTCAAGCTGGTCACCATCGTCAGAGACCCGCCGAGTCTCGAAatcttatagatatatatctaacGATGCTTCGCAAATAGATGCTTAAAGTATGGATCGTTAAAAACGCTAAATTTATTGCctgaattataaaaagttttaaattagcTTACTGAATTAAAAAACGTTAATTTCCAACTAAGACTATTTATATGATGGCGATTAAAAAGCGGTTTTTGAGAATCTTCGTgacttataaattaaagaattttgtatCTAatgttaaacaattattttctctatttcctaagaaaaattaaataaaatatttatttaaaatctttaagagttacagaaattaaagttaaagaGGCATTTATAACGAAAATTTAACTTTCATGAAATTCACGATTGGTTTTTTCGTCAAAACAGCTTTTTAAATCACATTACCCcgatttattacaaattttttggcGTTTTTTTGATATTATCCAGGGTGCGATATCTTCAACTCTTGATAATGAATGCGTGGTAATTAACTAAAGAATACTCACTCGCTTTCGGCCTCGGCGACGGTGCACTTGTATTGCGCCGTGGAGAACAGGCAGATATCCGCGAACTGCCTAACCGacacttttatctttttcacagTCCGGTTGCTATTGTTCGCTATATGCACGTTCACAGCTATGTTTTCGCCGTGATGATAGAGCTCCTTATCGAGGGAGGCTTCTAGATGCAGCTTGTTCGGAGACATCATAAACTCTTTGCTGACTTCCACTGAGGGCTGCTCGCCCTGCTTCGACGGCGCGTACATAATTTTCCTGATCGCCAGCCTCACGCAGCTCCTACGAGTGGAATTAGTTTCAACACttaattacgataaaataattaagaccAGACTTATTTGTTGTTTTagtaatcaaaatattaatttttatattaaaacaagagttgaaatattaagaaaaaagtatCTTTGATGTATCTCTCTTTAATAGAGATTTATTTTACtctaaaatgaaaaaaagtttcttctatttgaaagaataatttctttaattttgtatattcgTACCGTTTGTGCGGTTTATCATCTTGCGTTTCACCTACGAACGCTTTCAGTTCGTAGTCTACACCGCAGGGTTTGCCGGTGTCACCTGGTGCCGGTTGCAGGGTAACCGAAGCGGGGCAGTGGGGTGGTAACTCGAAGTAAAAGGGGTATGCATTACTGCCCAACTTCTTGATCAATCTCTCCTGCAATCGCGTCAGCTCCCTGGGAGGCTGCGATCCTTGCAGCACTGGAAAAATCTGCTCTGCCGCTAGATAGAGATCTTTACGAAAAGTCAGCCCGAGAACGTCCAGGTCCTCCCTGCCGTACTTGAACGCCGCGAGAACATGACCGAACACTTTTCTATCCTTTATGTAGTCAGGATCGATCAGAACAACCCcgtctataaaattataaaaatatcttttaacatgaaatcctaagaaaatgcttttaattgcataaaatCGTTATATTATGATACTATGATATTatgatattgtaatattgtgaTATTATGATGTTATGatactataatattatgataCTATGATATTATGATGCTATGATATTATGATGctataatattatgatatatatacatgtgacataatatacataaattaagaatCTATACATTGTTCTTGTTTGAAAACGCGTGGACTAATTATGATAGATACGTGCCAATAGGATCGACATGTGTGATGTGATCGACGAAATCTCTCTTGCCAAGGTAAACCGTGATCTTGCCATTGAGGCTGGACTTCTTGAAGACACGTGTGGCTCGTTTGTTGACACTGTCTATAGTGTCCATCGTGGTGATCTCGGGGCCCACGTTGGCCCCTAACTCATTTGAGTCCTCAGTGTCTGAGAAGTCCGATTCCGAGCTCTCCCACTGCCGacagaaattatttgctaAGAAGTCATTAacgaaacaatttattaataattgtaaaatcacATATTTTGGAATTATCTCTTTAATATCATAAGATTgtagaattgtaaaattttctttttcttttgttagAGTTTGActattaattctaaatttacCTCTATCATATTCTCCCCTAATTCTCTCATTAATGCAGGtacttttgtttaattatcagCTTATTTagagtaattataaaaattatatcgtatCTTTaacacttaatataatcagaatttaatctttaattaatttgaattatttgtaacttaatttaattatattatataaatgttagcacaaaacttttataatttttcgtccTTCTTATCATAAATTTCACGTTTAACTGTTTATTGTGCACAAACTAAGTTCTGCAAAACAACGTTAATCCGATGTGTCTTTCTGGAAAAATATCAGCGTGTATTGCATTTCACGGATCCACAACTTTGTGTGcacaaatttgcatttttctttatttcgcTGCTGTGATAAACTGGTCGCTCTGAATTGAAATTACGTCGAAATGCAAGCGCGGTAAAAGATGGCGGAGCACTTCGGGACAACGCCGAGCTTGCACTGAACTGCTCCAGCAAATAGATGTCAATTTCAATCGGCGCTCATATAATACTTAATACGATAATGCTCGTACAATAATTTGTACTCACGGGATTTACACACCGCGTGCCGGTATCGGTTACAGATACACGAGTGGCCAATTGTAATACGAGATGGATTTAATACCGCGTGCTATTCAAATAAaacacgagagagagaaagagaaagagggaaataTTCTAGAAAATAgcttttatgaaattttttcaaaatttagaTTGGATTTTGCTTTGTTTACCGTGCAGACAGAcatcaattttacatttcccGAAAGtatcaagatattaaaaaaaagtttactcttaaataaagtttactttcaattaattgaaaaGTGAGCTCGTATTACCAATTTACACTTCTCAAGCTTAATTCCTGTCTTAACAATTTTCCCATTAAATTACTGATCAAATTTTCTTTGAGAGAAAATCGATACTACATTCATTAAGGCAGAGAAAGGTGAATTTCATGAgacatttacttttatttaatttgctgGCTGCTCAAAACTATCTTGCTATGTAGGATTTGTCATTTATTAGAAGAATATCTAGTGTggtgcattttatattttattcttttctgtatttatttaaaaaattattcttaatttctattattatttttgtttaagtaTTCTATCAagtctttattaatttttttaagaaacgatctattatgtttgattaattaattaagcaaatatttctctctttcctttaatgttttaatatatattatatacaagaaaatatttaaaaaatattttattattatgttgtATATTTTGGCGAATATTTAACTGAGAAAGAGGCGGAGAACGTTGTTTTTCTGTAACGCCATATATAATCGAAAGTATGCAAGAATATAAGATCGTGCTGGATATCTAATGTCGATGAAACGGGTCAGCGGAAAGGAATAGGGAACTTGCGTACATATATTTGACGTCATTATGCCAAATGTTATCTCGGAGTCTCGGAGCACCGaaaatatgtttctttatcAATCTGCGCGCCATAATCAGCGTCTCCAACTACGTATCACGAAGATAACATGAAGATTAGGCGCGGGACAAATTTCATCTATTTTGAGACTCGCTTATTCCACGCGGAAACATGAAATGTTATTacatcaaataattaaagttttattaaacataaaatataaatcaagctGAAATATTGGAATAACATTTAGTACgctgaatattttaaatatcaaagaagGAATGAGATAACGCAAAATGTTAGTCTCTCATCCTCTCATTTGGAATCCCCATTCGTCAATTGTCTGCAAATTCTGACCGAATAATCCTTTTGAACGATTCAGGGCAAATTTTGCATGCTGGGTCAACGGACGGAAGCTTACGATTCATTTGACGTCATTCGCATGTTATCTGCGGTCTGGTATATAAATGTCCGAGCAGGCATTCTCGCGGTCGTTATCGCGATCCTCCATAAATCAAACAATCGTGAAAAAACCAATTACGCCCAGAAACACAAACCAATCGGTAAacttcgtttattttaataaagtggCTGTTTATTCGGCGATGTTATGAGATACCAAATAGAGTAAGATTAATTAACTgaagttaaatatttacccagtaaatatagtatatttgcataagatattttattaatatttatttgataatttcaatttatttttctcattttgctaagtaattggaaaataaatcgaaattCGCAgagaaagttatttaattcgCAAACGTTTCACTCTGCCCATTTCAATCGCGTTCAATTCCCTTTGCGTTTAATTCGGTTTTAAGAGAGTTGAAATGAAGGATAAAAAGAGCACAGATTAATTCATTCAGTGCATATTGCGCTGCACCATTGCACGTCAGACGCAATCATTGCCCTCCCGTTTTTTCCCTCGCGAAGCTCTCACGTCGAGACGAGAGTATCAGTCAGTTTACGGATACGGGGcccaattatttttttcgtttcgcaGATAATCCGTTATATTGTTTAACGAGCTTTCATCGCGATTTCGGAGCCTGATTGCGCTTTTGACGGCAAATAAACGACGTGGAggcgtatattatatacgaacGATGGCGTTGCATTCTAAGTCGCCTGTAGTTTAGCGCACTTATACCTGTTACAGTGATTCTATAACCGGCGCGAAACTACCGGGAATCATACTACTCAATCGCCGTTGACGTCATTATTCTGTATACACAGGGTGGCCCGTGTATACACCAGGATTCGCGCCGTGTGTAGCTCGTCTGAATCTGACCGGGGAAAACTGGATTATTCAGAAGCTACGTTATACTGTTTCCATTATTCAGGGCGCATCGAGACACGCTACAATAAAATCCTTTAATTCCAACGTACGATCGATTCTTCCTTAAATGAATCTGATAAATCGCTATTTAATATGATGATATTAAACGTTtctaaattaagaaaataaaggagACATTTAAAATAGTCGGAATGGAAAGAATCTAAATGAATCTTCACGgagatgaaattaattttagcatTATTAAAACTAGTCAAGAAAATTGGCGCTGCGACTTTTTGACACCCTGTATGTGACTATAAACGCCAGACGAACGATACGAACGTTTGGTTTTCGTACCTCAAAATGTTCGGCAGGTCTTGATCCCGCCAGAAATAACTTATTTACGCGAGGCACGAATTGCTcaacaaaagagaaaaggagagaaaaatacGGAATatatgaaactttgtgaaatgTTCTGTTTGTCAGTAACATGGACCGTGTtccgtttattttaaaatttaattttgacacAATAACTCATTCTTCGTTTTGCTTTACAATTGTtccgtttatgtatttataacgaaagaaataatggaaaagttatcacaaaatatctcttttatgatATAGATacttttcccaaagttttatataaatcaaaaaagtattacaatagaaaagagaaaactctAATTCAAGAAGTAGCAATCGAGCGtttcaaaatatcgtattaatgcTCTTCAGCTTAAGAAGTAAATCAAAGTGACgtattattagtttaaaaaaaaagtttctgttACTATACGACATGTCATTTTGAGGAACAACAGTAAGTTATTGTAAGAAAACGACTGAAATCAAACGCATGTAGGGATGGGGTATGTTGGCTTATATCAAGGCATGCTTAGTTTGACTTGTTGCCGCACGCGTGAGACCTGTGTGAGCATGTAATTTGCTACCTACACGGAGAGAACTGTTCAAGTTTCACATTGTAGGTTACTTATTTACAATCATACCAACCGCTTTCGCTCACTAGTATACTGTTGTTGACTGGTTTCCGAATTTAGGATACGAAATACCCTATTGTAGTTTTTTCGTAAGGATAGGAACTAGCAGAGTATGGTTTAATACCACCACTCAGTAGATGTGATACTTACCAAATATCACTGCAAAAGTGTGATCGGAGCCATACTTCCATCCTAACGCATTCACAGTCTGAGACTGTGAAACGCGTGGATTGACCATTCGTGTCCATGTCCGTCCGTAGACACCGTGTGGCAATGCGAATACGAGTATTGGTTTTTTCGGTTACTTTCTTTAAATAGCgttaatagttttaattatttaatataattcgtGAAATTGGAGTGAatgattatgaaaataatattaaataacataaccTCTAAACAGAGTGAGACCCTAAGCAATGGGtttatgtaaagaaaaatattttaccccTTTTGGAGGGTGTTCTGGTGGTCGAATGAAATTTTGTATGTCGTGTACATTGTTCCTACATCCCAGatgtacgaaaaaaaaactcaaaaccaaataaatatttatttttgctagGCACCGAACGTATGTAAATTCAagcatatatttattgcatttaaaaatatatttctaaaaagatGTAATTTTGATGAGGTCCGATAAATCCTACATCTGACTGAAAGATTAATATCTGttgaattacatttatttttatttttaacgaggGTTGGTTCAAAATCTTCAAGAGGCACCAGATTGGGTTCTTACCGATTAGCAGTGTGAGTTTGATACTTTAAGATTTATGAGAATTACCGACTTCATTAAAAAACATCTTTGTTTGCCATCAATCTGGTGCCTCTTGAAGATTTTGAACCAACcctcgttaaaaataaaaataaatgtaattcaaCAGTGTAAAATGTGATTCGCATTGCCACACGGTGTCTACAGACGGACATGGACACGAATGGTCAATCCACGCGTTTCACAGTCTCAGACTGTGAATGCGTTAGGATGGAAGTATGGCTATGGCTCCGATCACACTTTTGCAGTGATATTTGGTAAGTATCACATCTACTGAGTGGTGGTATTAAACCATACTCTGCTAGTTCCTATCCTTACGAAAAAACTACACTAGGGTATTTCGTATCCTGAATTCTGAAACCAGTCAACAACAGTATACTAGCGAGCGAAAGCGGTTGGTATGATTGTAAATAAGTAACCTACAATGTGAAACTTGAACAGTTCTCTCCGTGTACAATGCTGTAGATAGcagctatatacatatatatttatattaatatttttacattgaaGAAAGCtacatctaaaataatttacaattgtttttctgtaacagcattttgctattcgatcattataaaataactttaaaagatacaatCTTTATCAAGAAGTACCTACATATCTGTTACCCGTTTTGTGTTTCTAttacgttttcattaatttaacatggaCTTTTTATCGCATAGCCAACTTACCCTACTATCGCGGCAAGTTGGCTACAATGCAGCATGTtcgtatttcacttattacaaagaaactatACAGTATACAGGAGCGTTCTTGGTataaaaatgtagagaaaggttctttctattatattagtactgtttaattatgaaaattagtTGGTTAAAAACTCAAATgccgaaattgtgaaaacAATGCCAAcaagccccggtctcccctatcgTTAACGTGGTGAAAagatgtttataatttttatagaacgATTCCTTACAATATCAAACTAAGCAAGcttttaatgaatttcaatATTCGCTACATAggtttaaaattgataaagaaaatgtttctttCTAACTGTATATTAATGCTCGATAGTTCTTCTCGGATTTTCCCGGTAGTATAAATGGGAAATTCTGTAGTCGACGGGAAATTCTGCAGGAAATTTTCGCACACGTGAGGGCTGATAAACGAGCCGCTATATTACACAATTTATTAGCTATTATCGGACATATTGCGTGTGTGGGCCATGTTGCAAGCTTCTGCGTCGCGCGAGCTTTTGATGGGATGGTATACGATAAGTGATAAAGCTACGCTGTAGTAGAATACGCATATcctattattttgcaatttgtcACTTCAAAATTACAATGCAACGAAATATCGGGAAAACCCtttcaaaatttatgaaaaagtaaaaagcgACTTAAAGAACCTCGCCCAAAATGGGCCATTGGCGCACAACATATGCCATTTTGTAGGTATTGTTGTAtacattattagaaaaataagtttaGGTTCTGGGACGGTAGGCGGTTCTAACCGGTTCAATTACCAGTCTTAATACAGTTAATAcctatattcattattatcttCACCGTTATAATtgtcagaaaataatataaaaatatcttaatatgcTCCGATGTAGCTTGATTCTTGCGTTtgagtgtttttttttctttcggcCGAAAGTAAACCGGCCGCAGGATTGACTTAGCCGAAACAAACCAATAAATTTGTTCGTTACTGCCGTCACCACAGGAAAGTGTCCTGAGAGCAAGGAAGTCTggacgataaaaaatatattattttttataaagttagtaatataatatttaagttaaataGTGTAAAGCTTTTAGTGCCAATTAACTAATATTACATATGCTAAATTCACGCTTCAGAAAATAGGGGAGAGTGGGCTCCCTTGAGCCACGGGGTCCAATGTGACAGTGCGAGTTTTCTGTATTAACGTTCTGCAAAATAGTGACGGTGGGTATGAAAACTTTCGTTTTCAAAACATATAACTtccatcaaaaaattatgccGAAATAAGCATGTATACTTTAGTTAAAGGCAGATATGTAATTGGAGCCttgcaaagtaaatttttacttatcataactttttgatatttatggATTTCTAAGGATTCTAtatacagttaaaaaaaaattcataagacgTTCGTCGGGATCTGGGTTCAATACCAAAGTGCGCACAAAAacgtttaattgttttgtatctgaaatatttacgataaataatatcaatgttCAGTGGGGCCCAATGTGACGCAGGTTGATGGGGTCCTCTGTGCCACGTTTACAGAACTACACTTTTTCCTATAAAATGGAATAATTTCCATCGATATAATCATCTccacacttttattttctctttttttcaccCTTTAGTTACAGATCACATGTAATCGAGTCACTATGAGGCAATATTCGTTGATTTCTACTAAAGTGAGGTTATATCGATGTTCAGTGAGGTCCAATGTGACGCAGGTTGATGGGGTCTTCTGTTCCACGCTTACAGAACTAcgcttattttctctttttttcaccCTTTAGTTACAGATCACATGTAATCGAGTCGCTGTGAGGCTTTGTTTTCAGTTTTCAATTAGATCTCTTCTACGTGTCACAGAATACCCTACCTTTCACATTACATGTCACAGTGTACCCTACACTATGGCTCAATCGACCCCAAGCTTTTGGTCCACTGTGAAAAACGCAGCATTtcgaaatatcattatttttgcaaaatatttctgaaaatttacttcttaaatcatttacaaacaaagtttattatattaaacatcgaATAGTctctcatttatattataataaaattattaaaaatcatttttaatgtgaTTTGAAAAAACGTGGTTCAAGGGTGCCCACTCTCCCTTACCTATCTaggccagtcaaattagacaaaaaaagGCTTTTGCTCGAAAGTGAtgcaaacttttttattcctttttaggcGTGTTGGAGGTGTttagaaaagcttatttttGAGTTGTCGTATCATGAGACCCAGAGCTTTTTGAGGGGCTcaatttttgacgaatcgGAACGAGTCACCGcccattttcttcgttttttcaagccctacaactttCTCAGAAGCGAAAAAGTGCTATCTATTAatcgaaacgagataaatgcaaaaaaaccgcgaaaattttatttttttccccctttcACAGGctaaaacttgaaaaatattgattttagatTGGGGGTCTTCTTAAGATGAATTGTAGGGCTTTAAAAAAGCTACAAAATGAGGAGTTAgtcattcattttttatcaacattcgccgagttattgcaaaaaaacgaaaattttggttccccctcccccctcaaAAAGCTCTGGGTCTCATGATACGACAACTCaaaaataagcttttctaaACACCCCCAACACAcctaa
This sequence is a window from Temnothorax longispinosus isolate EJ_2023e chromosome 11, Tlon_JGU_v1, whole genome shotgun sequence. Protein-coding genes within it:
- the Krz gene encoding beta-arrestin-1 isoform X2, giving the protein MDTIDSVNKRATRVFKKSSLNGKITVYLGKRDFVDHITHVDPIDGVVLIDPDYIKDRKVFGHVLAAFKYGREDLDVLGLTFRKDLYLAAEQIFPVLQGSQPPRELTRLQERLIKKLGSNAYPFYFELPPHCPASVTLQPAPGDTGKPCGVDYELKAFVGETQDDKPHKRSCVRLAIRKIMYAPSKQGEQPSVEVSKEFMMSPNKLHLEASLDKELYHHGENIAVNVHIANNSNRTVKKIKVSVRQFADICLFSTAQYKCTVAEAESDIGVAPGFTLSKVFSLRPTLAENKDKRGLALDGQLKHEDTNLASSTMEGCPVGPGFTLSKVFTLTPLLANNKDKWGLALDGQLKHEDTNLASSTLVVDPAQRENLGIIVQYKVKVKLCLGALGGELVAELPFILMHPKPEEEEPVPSTARPSPTHKTESGEVSLDTNLIQLDAEADGDDDIIFEDFARLRLKGETEA
- the Krz gene encoding beta-arrestin-1 isoform X1, whose amino-acid sequence is MRELGENMIEWESSESDFSDTEDSNELGANVGPEITTMDTIDSVNKRATRVFKKSSLNGKITVYLGKRDFVDHITHVDPIDGVVLIDPDYIKDRKVFGHVLAAFKYGREDLDVLGLTFRKDLYLAAEQIFPVLQGSQPPRELTRLQERLIKKLGSNAYPFYFELPPHCPASVTLQPAPGDTGKPCGVDYELKAFVGETQDDKPHKRSCVRLAIRKIMYAPSKQGEQPSVEVSKEFMMSPNKLHLEASLDKELYHHGENIAVNVHIANNSNRTVKKIKVSVRQFADICLFSTAQYKCTVAEAESDIGVAPGFTLSKVFSLRPTLAENKDKRGLALDGQLKHEDTNLASSTMEGCPVGPGFTLSKVFTLTPLLANNKDKWGLALDGQLKHEDTNLASSTLVVDPAQRENLGIIVQYKVKVKLCLGALGGELVAELPFILMHPKPEEEEPVPSTARPSPTHKTESGEVSLDTNLIQLDAEADGDDDIIFEDFARLRLKGETEA